In Nostoc sp. CENA543, a single genomic region encodes these proteins:
- a CDS encoding iron uptake porin, giving the protein MLNYLIAPLTFMATGLILLLIPLTKVNAVESSQNLLPEVDQYTQLDATPITPVNELSDVQPTDWAFQALQSLVERYGCLAGYPNGTFQGNRAMTRFEFAAAFNACLDKINQSLNAETANAATQEDLMRVQRLQEQFATELATVRGRVDAVEIVTQKLEQQQFSTTTKLEGQIIVAAADAFGDASRSGNGDDSNLTFSSRARINFITSFTGKDRLLLRMQASNVVNPIASGNEARLSFQSGSDTNNNVLISKLEYRFLVGEKIQVFVGTGFNTYFDDADVINPLQSDAYGTVSRFGRYSTLYRLGGDTGVGVTFTPNKNFTAQFFYLAGNANNPSRGLFDSKYGALGQLIWYPNSEDKATKIAFTYVNAYSENGLGHNTGSLASNLNDRKVSSNSYGIEANFKIRDGFQLGGWVGYINARALTGDVKGDADIWNWAVTLAFPDLGKQGNLGGIIVGMQPKLTGSSAQLSGLPRHDPDTGFHIEAFYRYQINDRISITPGVIWLTAPNHNEQNGDIFLGVIRTTFRI; this is encoded by the coding sequence ATGTTGAATTATCTTATAGCTCCTCTGACCTTCATGGCCACTGGATTGATTTTGCTGTTAATTCCATTGACAAAAGTCAACGCCGTAGAATCATCTCAAAATCTCCTTCCAGAAGTTGATCAGTATACTCAACTAGATGCTACACCAATCACTCCAGTTAATGAACTTTCTGATGTACAACCAACTGATTGGGCTTTCCAGGCTTTGCAGTCTCTAGTTGAACGTTACGGTTGTCTTGCGGGATATCCCAATGGCACTTTTCAAGGAAATCGAGCCATGACTCGCTTTGAGTTTGCAGCCGCATTCAACGCTTGTTTAGACAAAATTAATCAAAGTCTGAATGCTGAGACAGCAAATGCAGCTACTCAAGAAGATTTGATGAGGGTGCAGAGGCTACAGGAGCAATTCGCCACAGAACTTGCAACTGTACGCGGTAGAGTGGACGCTGTAGAAATAGTTACCCAAAAGCTAGAACAACAACAGTTTTCTACAACCACAAAACTTGAGGGACAAATCATAGTTGCAGCCGCAGATGCTTTTGGCGACGCTAGCCGTAGTGGCAATGGCGATGACAGTAATCTGACATTTTCTAGTCGAGCGCGCATTAACTTTATTACCAGTTTTACTGGAAAAGATAGGTTGCTTTTACGAATGCAAGCCAGTAATGTAGTTAACCCCATTGCATCTGGGAATGAGGCACGTTTAAGTTTTCAATCTGGTAGTGATACCAATAATAATGTCTTAATCAGTAAGCTGGAATATCGTTTTCTCGTAGGTGAGAAAATCCAAGTTTTCGTCGGTACTGGTTTTAATACTTACTTTGATGATGCAGATGTAATTAATCCTTTGCAAAGCGATGCCTATGGTACTGTGTCACGTTTCGGCCGATATAGTACACTTTACCGCTTGGGTGGAGACACTGGTGTAGGTGTAACTTTTACGCCCAATAAGAATTTCACAGCCCAATTTTTCTATCTAGCTGGTAATGCCAACAACCCCAGCAGGGGCTTATTTGACAGTAAATACGGTGCTTTGGGTCAACTCATATGGTATCCCAACTCAGAAGACAAAGCCACCAAAATAGCCTTTACCTACGTCAATGCCTACAGCGAAAATGGTCTAGGACATAACACTGGCAGTTTAGCCTCTAACCTGAACGATAGGAAAGTTTCCTCCAATTCCTATGGTATTGAAGCGAATTTCAAAATCCGTGACGGTTTTCAACTTGGTGGATGGGTGGGTTACATCAACGCACGGGCTTTAACTGGAGATGTCAAAGGCGATGCTGATATTTGGAATTGGGCTGTAACTCTAGCCTTTCCTGATTTGGGTAAACAAGGAAATTTAGGCGGGATCATCGTAGGGATGCAGCCTAAATTGACTGGTTCTTCTGCACAATTATCAGGCTTACCCCGTCATGATCCCGATACAGGATTTCACATTGAAGCGTTTTATCGGTATCAAATCAATGACAGAATCAGTATTACTCCTGGTGTAATTTGGTTGACAGCACCAAATCACAACGAACAAAACGGTGACATTTTTCTAGGAGTGATTCGGACAACTTTTAGGATCTGA
- a CDS encoding tetratricopeptide repeat protein — translation MNEEQILALIEVANNLVLSHTDEPLNDVQRSILEQVLQGKRLREIQYTGYTEGTVQRIFCPKLWNLLSAATGQRIRINTVTATLQRCLNEPLDIVNSSYEPPTAQKKVRQNLPARSCSTFVGREEEITRLLELLSYEHPAHLISVDGIGGVGKTTLVLEAAYRCLQASERQESFLGMPTFDTIIFTSAKEYYLIHSGLLQSLAPKRTLQDIFRQIARQVDELDITGVSFEEQLDLIKEALSHQRTLLIVDNLETVENQQDVLAFLHELPPTVKAVITTREQIVFVPVRLTSMPESDALRLIQYEAQEKGVSLSEKDSQTLCKSTGGIPVAINYSIGQLANGYPIQEVLGKISDLRGDVARFCFENSVKPLTGKASHKLLMALALFPMPALQDALVQVAVPDVNLCAINADLARLRSLSLVRQENNRYSMLPLTREYALAELQAYPDFEWEVRERSIHWYLNFSAIYAGQDAQSWQGKFDGLEEEWQNLQVVIEWCMVQGRYAQMWQFWQNLEAYTHAMGRKESRLRYWGDRLMWTAWLIPASEQRGDWPVTAKVMSDRAVTLTSLGRLEHLAEADELYSKAWELRHHQTPVFRLCLARNIAVLRIQQQNFEAAQTWLNQTRELLEQTELGEKERSRQLVQLQYYQGEILFKSRQYEQAKITFHQTLELAQQIQWVRAIFCTQNWLAEIAIRQEKLDEAERLLKEGLRVAEANQDKIRTAFCQRSLSSLSIAKGQLLEAKEWSNKAIENFEKLGMSKEIDETQNWLRTLDADT, via the coding sequence ATGAATGAGGAACAGATATTGGCTCTGATAGAAGTGGCAAATAATTTAGTTTTATCTCACACTGACGAACCTTTAAATGATGTGCAGAGGTCTATCTTAGAACAGGTTTTGCAGGGCAAGCGGCTCAGGGAGATTCAGTACACTGGATATACTGAAGGCACTGTACAGCGCATATTTTGCCCGAAATTATGGAACTTGTTATCAGCAGCTACAGGGCAGAGAATTCGCATTAATACAGTAACTGCGACATTACAAAGATGCTTAAATGAGCCTCTAGATATCGTTAATTCATCATATGAACCACCTACTGCTCAGAAAAAAGTACGTCAAAACTTACCAGCTCGAAGTTGCTCTACATTTGTAGGCAGAGAGGAAGAAATTACTCGCCTTTTGGAATTACTTTCATATGAGCATCCGGCGCATTTGATTAGTGTGGATGGTATTGGTGGTGTAGGGAAAACAACTCTAGTTTTAGAAGCGGCTTATCGCTGTTTACAAGCTAGTGAAAGGCAAGAATCTTTTTTAGGGATGCCTACCTTTGATACTATTATTTTTACGTCTGCTAAAGAATATTATCTGATTCATTCAGGTTTATTGCAAAGTTTAGCTCCTAAGAGGACTTTGCAAGATATTTTTCGGCAGATTGCGCGCCAAGTAGATGAGTTAGATATTACAGGGGTGAGTTTTGAAGAGCAATTAGATTTAATTAAAGAGGCGTTATCTCATCAGCGTACATTGCTCATTGTGGATAATTTAGAAACGGTGGAAAATCAACAGGATGTATTAGCATTTTTGCATGAATTACCACCAACAGTGAAAGCGGTGATTACTACCCGTGAACAAATTGTATTTGTACCTGTGCGCTTAACATCAATGCCAGAATCAGATGCACTGCGTTTAATTCAGTATGAGGCGCAAGAAAAGGGTGTTTCTTTGAGTGAAAAAGACAGTCAAACTCTATGTAAATCTACTGGAGGAATTCCAGTAGCAATTAATTATTCTATTGGTCAATTAGCTAATGGCTATCCTATTCAAGAAGTGTTAGGAAAAATATCGGATTTGAGAGGAGATGTTGCGCGTTTTTGTTTTGAAAATTCCGTCAAACCACTGACCGGAAAAGCATCCCATAAGTTACTGATGGCACTGGCACTATTTCCTATGCCAGCTTTGCAAGATGCCTTGGTGCAAGTTGCAGTTCCAGATGTAAATCTCTGTGCAATCAATGCAGACTTAGCGCGATTAAGAAGTTTGTCCTTAGTCAGACAGGAGAATAATCGTTATAGTATGCTACCACTGACCCGTGAGTATGCTTTAGCTGAACTCCAGGCATATCCTGATTTTGAGTGGGAGGTAAGGGAGAGGTCGATTCATTGGTATTTAAATTTTTCAGCAATTTACGCTGGACAGGATGCTCAAAGTTGGCAAGGAAAGTTTGATGGTTTAGAAGAGGAGTGGCAAAATTTACAAGTTGTGATTGAGTGGTGTATGGTTCAGGGTCGATATGCTCAAATGTGGCAGTTTTGGCAAAATCTGGAAGCTTACACCCATGCGATGGGTAGAAAAGAAAGCCGCTTGCGATATTGGGGCGATCGCCTGATGTGGACAGCCTGGTTAATTCCCGCCTCAGAACAACGGGGAGACTGGCCGGTAACAGCTAAAGTGATGAGCGATCGCGCCGTTACTCTTACATCTTTGGGCAGGCTGGAACATTTAGCAGAAGCCGATGAGTTATATAGCAAGGCGTGGGAATTACGTCACCATCAAACCCCTGTGTTTAGGCTATGCTTGGCGAGAAATATCGCTGTGTTGCGAATTCAACAGCAAAATTTTGAAGCAGCGCAGACATGGCTTAATCAAACCAGGGAATTATTAGAACAGACAGAGTTAGGGGAAAAAGAGCGATCGCGCCAATTAGTCCAACTTCAGTATTATCAAGGGGAAATTCTCTTTAAAAGTAGACAATACGAACAAGCTAAAATCACTTTTCACCAAACTCTAGAACTAGCGCAACAAATTCAATGGGTACGTGCCATTTTTTGTACTCAAAATTGGTTAGCGGAAATTGCCATCAGACAAGAGAAATTAGATGAAGCTGAACGGTTACTTAAAGAAGGACTGCGCGTAGCTGAAGCCAATCAAGATAAAATTCGCACAGCATTTTGTCAACGTTCATTATCTTCTTTGTCCATCGCTAAAGGTCAGTTGTTAGAGGCTAAGGAATGGTCAAATAAGGCTATAGAAAATTTTGAAAAATTGGGAATGTCTAAGGAAATTGATGAGACACAAAATTGGCTGCGAACATTAGATGCAGATACATAG
- a CDS encoding bifunctional serine/threonine-protein kinase/formylglycine-generating enzyme family protein produces MQICQNPNCSNPFNPDGNKFCMTCGQSSFGQLLRNRYRVLRLLGEGGFSKTYAAEDVDRLNAPCVIKQFFPQIRGTGQRTKAAEFFKDEAFRLYELGENHNQIPRLLAYFEQGSSLYLVQEFIPGLTLLQELFKNPFNEAQIRQVLFDLLPVLDFIHSCNVIHRDIKPENIIRRDGDGKLVLIDFGGAKQVTQTSVARQATVIYTLGYAPTEQMAGFACPGSDLYALGVTCVRLLTQCLPIQNLYGNIDDGLYDPMNAKWLWRDYLEKKGIFVSDNLSKVLDKLIQHLPSERYQSAREALEDLKNTTIPDVETQILLVNQPTLVPLQPSLQKTKLPLPSLQSCEFEVVTVDTGGRVVNRDRHTTQFFVEEISKDITLEMVEIPGGEFRMGSPNFEGDADERPQHQVAIAPFFMGKYPITQAQWRAVAALPKINQPLNPYPSKFRGYHRPVENVSWHEAVEFCARLSQKTGREYRLPSEAEWEYACRAGTTTSFHFGETITPDLVNYSSSDNTDKEAKNRPRKETTDVGSFRVANAFGLYDMHGLVWEWCADPWHNNYQGAPTDGSVWEEGGDIYRRVLRGGSWNFGAELCRSASRSWNESDGGLRICGFRVVVG; encoded by the coding sequence ATGCAAATTTGCCAAAATCCCAATTGCTCAAATCCATTCAACCCTGATGGCAATAAATTTTGCATGACTTGCGGGCAAAGCAGTTTTGGCCAATTGCTGAGAAACCGTTATCGTGTGTTGCGGCTATTAGGTGAAGGTGGATTTAGTAAAACTTACGCGGCTGAAGATGTAGACAGGCTGAACGCGCCTTGTGTGATTAAGCAATTCTTCCCCCAAATTCGCGGAACGGGACAACGAACTAAAGCCGCCGAATTCTTTAAGGATGAGGCTTTTAGATTATATGAACTAGGGGAAAATCATAACCAAATTCCTAGATTATTGGCTTACTTTGAACAAGGTTCAAGCTTATATTTAGTGCAGGAATTTATTCCTGGGTTAACTTTGTTACAGGAATTGTTCAAAAATCCTTTTAACGAGGCACAAATTCGTCAGGTTTTATTTGATTTATTGCCTGTTTTAGATTTTATTCATTCTTGTAATGTTATACACCGCGATATTAAGCCGGAAAATATTATTCGTCGTGATGGTGATGGCAAATTAGTATTAATAGATTTTGGTGGTGCTAAACAAGTTACACAAACTAGTGTGGCTCGACAAGCAACTGTAATTTATACCCTTGGTTATGCTCCGACAGAACAGATGGCAGGGTTTGCTTGTCCTGGTAGTGATTTATATGCTTTGGGTGTGACTTGTGTGCGGCTATTAACGCAATGTTTGCCGATACAGAATCTTTATGGCAATATCGATGATGGTCTTTATGACCCAATGAATGCTAAATGGCTATGGCGAGATTATTTAGAAAAGAAAGGTATTTTCGTTAGTGATAATTTAAGCAAAGTTTTAGATAAATTAATTCAACATTTACCTAGTGAAAGATATCAATCAGCCAGGGAAGCGTTAGAGGATTTAAAAAATACCACTATCCCTGATGTGGAAACACAAATATTATTAGTCAACCAACCGACACTAGTACCATTACAGCCAAGTTTACAAAAAACTAAGCTGCCACTACCATCCTTACAAAGTTGTGAATTTGAGGTAGTGACGGTAGATACTGGGGGACGTGTAGTGAATCGCGATCGCCATACTACCCAATTTTTTGTCGAAGAAATCAGCAAAGATATCACCCTAGAAATGGTAGAAATTCCTGGGGGTGAATTTAGGATGGGTTCGCCTAACTTTGAAGGCGACGCTGACGAACGCCCACAACATCAAGTTGCGATCGCACCTTTTTTCATGGGTAAGTATCCCATCACCCAAGCCCAATGGCGGGCTGTTGCTGCTTTACCCAAAATCAACCAACCCCTCAACCCCTATCCCTCTAAATTTAGGGGTTATCATCGACCAGTAGAAAACGTCTCTTGGCATGAAGCGGTAGAATTTTGTGCCAGATTATCCCAAAAAACTGGACGAGAATACCGTTTACCCAGTGAAGCGGAATGGGAATACGCCTGTCGCGCCGGGACTACCACATCCTTCCACTTTGGCGAAACTATTACCCCTGACTTAGTTAACTACAGCAGTAGCGACAACACCGACAAAGAAGCCAAAAACCGCCCCCGCAAAGAAACAACAGATGTCGGTAGTTTTCGGGTAGCCAACGCCTTTGGATTGTACGATATGCACGGGCTAGTGTGGGAATGGTGCGCTGATCCTTGGCACAACAATTATCAAGGCGCACCCACAGATGGGAGTGTGTGGGAAGAAGGCGGGGATATCTATCGGCGAGTTTTGCGCGGTGGTTCGTGGAATTTTGGTGCAGAACTATGTCGCAGTGCTAGCCGCAGTTGGAATGAGTCAGACGGGGGATTAAGGATTTGTGGGTTTAGAGTTGTTGTTGGTTAA
- the hisC gene encoding histidinol-phosphate transaminase, whose product MSNYFRANVEAMASYVPGEQPPRGTQVIKLNSNENPYPPSPQALEALKNIDGEWLRRYPEPFGGQFRQAVSQVLGVPGDWVIVGNGSDEVLSIVIRACAEPGRKVVYPMPTYVLYRTLTEMQAADILEIPYAEDYTLPIADLIAADGVVTFIASPNSPSGHVVPKADLRKLASNLSGVLVIDEAYADFADENALDVVQEFDNVMVIRTLSKGYSLAGLRLGFGIANPQLLAGLFKVKDSYNIDAIACTVGTAAIIDQAYKNECIVKITASRHKLANDLKQLGFRVWDSQTNFLLVQPPQNNAEYIYQQLKAQNILIRYFKQPGLDDKLRITVGTDEQNQILVEAIQGLGIGD is encoded by the coding sequence ATGTCTAACTACTTTCGCGCCAATGTTGAGGCGATGGCTAGCTATGTGCCTGGTGAACAGCCGCCACGGGGTACACAAGTTATTAAACTCAACAGTAACGAAAACCCCTATCCCCCCTCACCGCAAGCATTAGAAGCACTGAAAAATATTGATGGGGAATGGTTGCGGCGTTATCCAGAACCCTTTGGCGGACAATTTCGCCAAGCCGTTAGCCAGGTTTTAGGCGTTCCCGGTGATTGGGTAATTGTGGGTAATGGTAGCGATGAAGTTTTAAGTATAGTGATTCGCGCCTGTGCTGAACCTGGACGCAAAGTGGTTTATCCTATGCCGACCTATGTGTTATATCGCACCTTAACTGAGATGCAAGCGGCGGATATTCTAGAGATTCCCTATGCAGAAGACTACACTTTACCCATTGCTGACTTAATCGCCGCAGATGGGGTTGTAACATTTATTGCATCACCCAACAGTCCCTCTGGTCACGTTGTACCGAAAGCAGACTTGCGAAAACTAGCGAGTAATTTGTCTGGAGTGTTAGTCATTGATGAAGCCTACGCAGACTTTGCTGATGAGAATGCTTTAGATGTGGTGCAAGAATTTGACAACGTGATGGTAATTAGAACCCTATCGAAAGGTTATTCTTTAGCAGGGTTACGCTTAGGTTTTGGGATAGCTAACCCCCAATTATTAGCAGGATTATTTAAGGTCAAAGATAGCTATAACATTGATGCGATCGCCTGTACAGTTGGAACAGCAGCCATAATTGACCAAGCCTATAAAAACGAGTGTATTGTCAAAATCACAGCCTCACGCCACAAGTTAGCCAACGACTTAAAGCAATTAGGTTTTCGCGTCTGGGATTCTCAAACCAACTTTTTACTAGTCCAACCTCCCCAAAACAACGCCGAATACATCTATCAACAACTCAAAGCGCAAAACATTCTAATTCGCTATTTCAAACAACCAGGCTTAGATGATAAATTACGCATAACCGTTGGTACTGATGAGCAGAATCAAATATTGGTAGAGGCGATTCAGGGATTGGGGATTGGGGACTAG
- a CDS encoding DUF3134 domain-containing protein, with protein sequence MVKQSNPAIHEEPRYQPAPIIPLKQEESLIDWLQNSGRLISSSTIDYSYQEEGDEEDYVEELVDSFDFEAEEVDDLEED encoded by the coding sequence ATGGTAAAACAATCTAACCCAGCTATTCACGAAGAACCACGTTATCAACCAGCACCAATAATTCCTCTGAAACAGGAGGAATCTTTAATTGATTGGTTGCAAAATAGTGGTCGATTAATTTCTTCCTCAACTATTGATTATTCTTACCAAGAGGAAGGAGATGAAGAAGATTACGTGGAAGAACTTGTAGATAGCTTTGACTTTGAGGCGGAAGAAGTCGATGATTTAGAAGAAGATTAG
- a CDS encoding ion transporter, translating into MLLTRKQTEFYLTDLETPIGKAVNLAIAALVLISSGIFVAQTYNLPGDIRLQLDVVDKIILIIFAVEYILRLWSAENKINYIFSFYAIIDLLAILPFFIGLVDISFIRLLRWFRILRLIRFIDKKFLFSNLSTADSIISIRILFTLFAIIFVYSGLIYQVEHPVNPQVYGTFLDAFYFSVVTMTTVGFGDVTPISELGRLLTVLMILTGVTLIPWQVGDLIKGLVKTANQVQTSCLGCGLAFHDKDADFCKRCGAKLP; encoded by the coding sequence ATGTTACTGACTAGAAAACAAACAGAATTTTACTTAACAGACTTAGAAACGCCTATTGGTAAAGCCGTTAATTTAGCGATCGCGGCTTTAGTTTTAATCTCATCAGGAATTTTTGTTGCTCAGACATATAATCTACCTGGAGATATCCGCTTACAGTTAGATGTTGTAGATAAGATTATCTTGATAATTTTTGCTGTAGAGTATATTCTGCGTTTGTGGAGTGCAGAAAATAAAATTAATTACATTTTTAGTTTCTACGCAATTATTGATTTGTTGGCGATTTTACCGTTCTTTATTGGTTTAGTAGATATTAGTTTTATTCGCTTATTGCGCTGGTTTAGAATTTTGCGCTTAATTAGATTTATAGATAAAAAATTTTTATTTAGCAATCTCAGCACAGCAGACAGCATAATTTCCATTCGCATATTATTTACATTATTTGCGATTATTTTTGTCTATTCCGGCTTAATTTATCAGGTAGAGCATCCCGTCAACCCCCAAGTTTACGGAACTTTTTTAGATGCTTTTTACTTCTCCGTCGTCACTATGACTACTGTCGGATTTGGTGATGTTACGCCAATTTCGGAACTAGGAAGATTATTGACAGTTTTGATGATTTTGACAGGAGTTACTCTAATTCCTTGGCAAGTGGGAGATTTAATTAAAGGTTTGGTAAAAACTGCTAATCAAGTGCAAACAAGTTGTTTGGGTTGTGGTTTAGCATTTCACGATAAAGATGCAGATTTTTGTAAAAGATGTGGAGCTAAATTGCCTTAA
- a CDS encoding nucleoside deaminase, producing the protein MNQEYFMSVAIAEAKKGDAPYGAVMVKDNQVVALAHNTVARDCDPSAHAEINVIRRLANQINNFSLEGYSIYTTGEPCPMCAAACVWSGVSEIIYGVSIADLIAINQSQINISCEEVIAKSFSNIRVTKGVLRQECLKLFT; encoded by the coding sequence ATGAACCAAGAATATTTTATGAGTGTAGCAATTGCAGAAGCCAAAAAGGGGGATGCACCTTATGGCGCGGTGATGGTTAAAGATAATCAAGTGGTAGCACTAGCACACAATACTGTTGCTAGAGATTGCGATCCTTCTGCTCATGCAGAAATTAATGTGATTCGCCGTTTAGCGAATCAAATCAATAACTTTTCCTTAGAAGGTTATAGCATATACACCACTGGTGAACCCTGTCCTATGTGTGCAGCAGCCTGTGTATGGAGTGGAGTATCAGAAATTATCTATGGTGTTTCAATTGCAGATTTAATTGCTATTAATCAGTCACAAATTAATATTTCTTGTGAAGAGGTAATTGCTAAGTCATTTAGTAATATCAGAGTGACTAAAGGCGTATTACGCCAGGAATGTTTGAAATTATTCACTTAA
- a CDS encoding response regulator transcription factor, whose protein sequence is MIKVLLVDDQSLIRQGLRVLLELEPDLEIVGEAENGEIALNLIAQLEPDVVLMDMRMPIMDGVAATKEIQKRFQGVKVLVLTTFDDEEYVKAALQYGAMGYLLKDTPSEELAVAVRAVQRGYTQLGPGIIKKLLTEFQPPAPNQTPNIPPSLAELTPREKEVLLLIATGANNREIAQQLYISEGTVKNHVTNILNRLHLRDRTQAAIIANTYLSYLNNSI, encoded by the coding sequence ATGATTAAAGTATTATTAGTTGATGACCAGAGTTTAATTCGTCAAGGCTTAAGAGTTTTATTAGAACTAGAACCTGATTTAGAAATTGTCGGAGAAGCAGAAAATGGCGAAATAGCCTTGAATCTCATTGCTCAATTAGAACCTGATGTGGTATTAATGGACATGAGAATGCCCATTATGGATGGAGTTGCAGCTACTAAAGAAATTCAAAAGCGTTTTCAGGGAGTGAAAGTTTTAGTGCTGACAACTTTTGATGATGAGGAGTATGTCAAAGCCGCCTTACAATATGGGGCAATGGGTTATTTACTCAAAGATACACCTTCAGAAGAATTAGCCGTGGCTGTGCGTGCAGTGCAGAGGGGATATACACAATTAGGCCCAGGAATTATCAAAAAACTGTTAACAGAATTTCAACCGCCTGCACCCAATCAAACACCAAATATTCCGCCCAGTTTAGCAGAACTCACACCCAGAGAAAAGGAAGTTTTATTATTAATTGCCACAGGTGCAAATAATCGAGAAATAGCTCAACAGCTTTATATTTCTGAAGGCACAGTCAAAAATCATGTAACTAATATTTTAAATCGCTTGCACTTGCGCGATCGCACTCAAGCCGCTATTATTGCCAATACCTATTTATCTTATCTCAACAATTCCATTTAA
- a CDS encoding sensor histidine kinase yields the protein MSRPIQINNHPFRFLLYLEWILLALSVLILVLPYSSPRAASRFPELAVLNLIIFGLMGLRLPTSNNVVKIIYTACGLSLIFITSLFGGRPDRPFPFLYMILVIRSCLMFQLPGRLSVTFVSFSLFLITLIYRIPHASRRNPFIPPAAPERVIFFTLSLALLSGLSLVFVLMLMNTVLSERQSREDLAIANEKLRQYALRIENQATLEERNRIAREIHDSLGHSLTALNLQLETALKLYQANPDKAYSFLSKAKELGSKALQDVRQSVSTMRSQPLQDKTLAEAINNLAEDFQKTNNIILNCQIDIEYAFASEFNTAIYRIIQESLTNISKHANATEVNINAAIHRGSLYITIQDNGRGFDLEQNTTGFGLQSMRDRALSLGGQFTINSAFGCGCQITVEIPLTRLIK from the coding sequence ATGAGCCGTCCTATTCAAATTAATAATCATCCTTTTCGCTTTTTACTGTATTTGGAATGGATATTACTAGCACTTTCCGTTCTTATACTAGTTTTGCCCTATTCCTCACCACGAGCTGCTAGTAGATTCCCTGAGTTAGCCGTTTTGAATCTGATTATTTTCGGTTTGATGGGTCTGAGATTACCTACTAGTAATAATGTCGTTAAAATTATTTATACAGCCTGTGGATTAAGTTTAATTTTTATCACTAGTTTATTCGGCGGTAGACCTGATCGCCCATTTCCGTTTCTCTATATGATTTTAGTAATTCGTAGCTGTTTAATGTTCCAATTACCTGGAAGATTATCAGTTACATTTGTCTCATTTTCTTTATTTTTAATTACTTTAATATATCGCATACCCCATGCTTCTCGACGTAATCCTTTTATACCACCAGCAGCACCGGAAAGGGTAATATTTTTTACGTTGAGTTTGGCTTTATTGTCTGGCTTAAGTTTAGTGTTTGTCTTAATGTTAATGAATACAGTATTATCAGAACGCCAAAGTCGAGAAGATTTAGCGATCGCTAATGAAAAACTCAGGCAATATGCCCTCCGAATTGAAAATCAAGCTACCTTAGAAGAACGCAATCGCATCGCACGGGAAATTCATGATTCATTGGGTCATTCTTTGACAGCTTTAAATCTACAATTAGAGACGGCTTTAAAACTTTATCAAGCTAATCCAGATAAAGCCTATAGTTTTTTATCCAAGGCGAAAGAGTTGGGTTCTAAAGCTTTACAGGATGTGCGACAGTCGGTTTCCACGATGCGTTCGCAGCCATTACAAGATAAAACTTTAGCAGAGGCAATTAATAATTTAGCTGAAGATTTTCAAAAGACAAATAATATTATTCTCAATTGTCAAATTGATATTGAATATGCTTTTGCTAGTGAATTTAATACTGCGATTTACCGGATTATTCAAGAATCATTAACGAATATTTCTAAACACGCTAACGCCACAGAAGTCAATATCAATGCTGCTATCCATAGGGGTAGTTTATATATTACGATTCAAGATAATGGTAGGGGGTTTGATTTAGAACAAAACACTACAGGATTTGGCTTACAAAGTATGCGCGATCGCGCTTTATCTTTAGGTGGTCAATTTACTATTAACAGTGCCTTTGGTTGTGGTTGTCAAATCACTGTTGAGATTCCGTTAACTAGGTTAATTAAATGA
- a CDS encoding Spy/CpxP family protein refolding chaperone encodes MQLKSLSLLAGAIALTLTATATPFVVQAQNTPASAFQIAQAGKKGPWEALGLTQEQQTRIRQIRENARTQMEAVFTPEQKAKLEAARQERQARRAQGQTGQRPEAGARRGKKMAELNLTDDQKARLRAIREESKKQMEAVLTPEQRTKLQELKASRRERWQQRRQQNSN; translated from the coding sequence ATGCAACTTAAATCATTATCTCTGTTAGCTGGCGCGATCGCTCTTACTTTAACCGCAACTGCAACTCCCTTTGTTGTCCAAGCTCAAAACACTCCAGCCTCTGCATTTCAAATTGCCCAAGCAGGTAAAAAAGGCCCCTGGGAAGCTTTAGGACTCACACAAGAGCAACAAACCAGAATTAGACAAATTCGGGAAAATGCTCGAACTCAAATGGAAGCAGTCTTCACCCCAGAACAAAAAGCCAAGCTAGAAGCAGCACGCCAGGAAAGACAAGCACGCCGAGCGCAAGGCCAAACTGGTCAACGTCCCGAAGCGGGAGCGCGTCGCGGAAAGAAAATGGCGGAATTGAATTTGACCGATGACCAAAAAGCCAGACTCAGAGCGATTAGAGAAGAGTCTAAAAAACAAATGGAAGCAGTTTTAACCCCAGAACAACGCACCAAACTACAAGAACTCAAAGCTAGTCGTCGTGAGCGTTGGCAACAACGTCGTCAACAAAATAGTAACTAG